Proteins from a single region of Herpetosiphon gulosus:
- a CDS encoding sigma-70 family RNA polymerase sigma factor: MTDAERQWVSAAKDGDVEAFNQLVRMYEGRVYGLAYRMLGDSDSAADVAQDTFISAFKAIKRFREGSFAAWLLRIATNACYDVLRAQKRRRTTSMDQLLAGDDDSPGEQFEDQSLPLDQHMINRELQAAIQAGLATLPEDQRAVLIMCDIQGFAYEEIAAATDTQLGTVKSRLSRARAKLRDYLKSRELLPTAER, translated from the coding sequence ATGACCGATGCAGAACGACAATGGGTTAGCGCCGCCAAGGATGGCGACGTTGAAGCCTTTAATCAATTAGTGCGCATGTACGAAGGGCGAGTCTATGGTTTGGCATATCGAATGCTTGGCGATAGCGATAGCGCTGCCGATGTGGCGCAAGATACCTTTATCTCAGCATTTAAGGCGATCAAGCGTTTTCGCGAAGGCTCGTTTGCCGCTTGGCTGCTGCGCATCGCCACCAATGCATGCTACGATGTGCTACGAGCGCAAAAACGCCGCCGTACCACCTCGATGGATCAATTGTTAGCTGGCGATGATGATAGCCCAGGCGAGCAATTCGAGGATCAATCGTTGCCGCTCGATCAGCATATGATCAATCGCGAGTTACAGGCAGCGATTCAAGCAGGCTTGGCAACCTTGCCCGAAGATCAACGCGCAGTATTAATTATGTGTGATATTCAAGGCTTTGCCTACGAAGAAATCGCGGCGGCTACTGATACCCAACTGGGGACGGTCAAATCGCGGCTCAGTCGCGCACGGGCAAAGTTACGCGATTATCTTAAAAGTCGGGAACTTTTGCCAACTGCCGAACGTTAA
- a CDS encoding LysR family transcriptional regulator, translating to MLDLQKLRMFVAAAQSRNFTRAAEQLDLTQPTVSQQIQTLERELGVSLFERLSRGIELTAAGRALLPHAEQMIALERIAEQAVRAAAGQSERTLLLGVGNTLATYALPDLLQRFNWEHPEFVVHIGTGNTEQLLAQVISGEFELALVGSPIVHTQLIIMPFLTTELVVIVSPDDPWARLKQINIEALHGRRMLLREEGSALQASVSELLNAQQIRPKQPIVLGNLEAIKRSVEVGLGIALVPAMAVRREVAAGRLRQIHLANVPTRRVYNVVHHRDRHITNAAQLFLDLLRKPLGPDTNE from the coding sequence ATGTTGGATTTACAAAAATTACGGATGTTTGTGGCAGCAGCTCAAAGTCGCAATTTTACCCGGGCTGCCGAGCAACTTGATCTAACTCAACCGACCGTGAGCCAGCAAATTCAGACCCTTGAGCGCGAATTAGGCGTTAGTTTGTTCGAGCGGCTAAGCCGAGGAATCGAGCTAACAGCGGCTGGGCGAGCGCTCTTGCCGCATGCCGAGCAAATGATTGCCCTCGAACGGATTGCCGAGCAAGCGGTGCGAGCCGCCGCTGGTCAAAGCGAACGCACCTTACTGTTGGGCGTTGGCAATACCTTGGCAACCTATGCCCTGCCCGATTTGCTGCAACGTTTCAACTGGGAACACCCTGAGTTTGTGGTACATATTGGCACTGGCAACACTGAACAATTGCTAGCTCAAGTCATTTCAGGCGAGTTTGAATTGGCCTTGGTTGGCTCGCCAATTGTGCATACCCAATTGATCATTATGCCGTTTTTGACGACTGAATTGGTCGTGATTGTCAGCCCTGATGACCCATGGGCACGCTTGAAACAGATTAATATCGAGGCCTTACACGGGCGACGCATGCTCTTACGCGAGGAAGGTTCAGCCTTGCAAGCCAGCGTCAGTGAATTGCTCAACGCCCAGCAAATTCGCCCCAAACAACCAATTGTGCTAGGCAATTTAGAGGCGATCAAACGTTCGGTTGAGGTTGGCTTGGGCATCGCCTTAGTGCCAGCCATGGCCGTGCGGCGCGAAGTAGCGGCTGGCCGTTTGCGCCAAATTCATTTAGCCAATGTGCCAACCCGCCGCGTTTATAACGTCGTGCATCATCGCGACCGCCATATTACCAACGCCGCCCAGTTATTCCTTGACCTGTTGCGCAAACCCTTGGGGCCTGATACTAACGAATGA